One region of candidate division KSB1 bacterium genomic DNA includes:
- a CDS encoding HNH endonuclease, whose translation MRSEIPNHLRRLVIERAGNRCEYCLLPQWAALHKHEPDHLIPRQHDGKTEEENLALACFRCNRYKGPNVGAFDPVTGQLVPLFNPRLHKWSDHFVLEGATIRALTAEARVTIKLLHLNDEDHITERRHLLDAGLYG comes from the coding sequence ATGCGGTCCGAAATCCCTAACCATTTGCGCCGGTTGGTTATCGAACGCGCCGGCAATCGTTGTGAATATTGTTTGCTGCCGCAATGGGCCGCATTGCACAAACATGAGCCGGATCACCTCATTCCTCGTCAGCATGACGGCAAAACCGAGGAGGAAAATCTGGCGCTGGCGTGTTTTCGGTGCAATCGGTACAAAGGTCCCAACGTTGGCGCGTTTGATCCGGTGACCGGCCAGCTTGTGCCATTGTTCAATCCGCGCCTTCATAAGTGGTCGGATCATTTTGTCCTCGAAGGCGCAACGATTCGGGCCCTCACCGCCGAAGCGAGAGTGACGATAAAGCTTTTGCACCTAAATGATGAAGATCATATTACGGAACGGCGGCATTTATTGGATGCTGGTTTATATGGTTAA